In Fodinibius saliphilus, the sequence CAGCGTATGCAATTTTGCTAAATATTTGCCTCGAGCTAGGAAGTAAAATTAGATTTGATATTGCAATTTAAATAAGGACAAAGTATATAAATTAATATTTTGTGTCTGAATAGTCTGAGTCTTCTGTTTCTTTCGGAGAAGTTGGTTTGAGGCGCGACCTTTCTTTTTTGATGTTAAGATGATCGGGGTTGACTCTATGATTAGCGCGAGTACCTTTGTCTTAACCATTGTTAGCTATAAGGGTTTCCCATATTGAAAAATGAAGGTCTCCTAAATTAGAAAAACGCCTGGTTTATGTATGCGTTAAAGAAATAGGCTAAAAAACTACTGCCCGTATCCAACGAGAAGTGTCGAGTTGCCTAAGCCATACCTACTGTATTAAACCATCAAGGAAACAAAGGATGATCAATTAGAAAAATATTTCGATATTGAGCGACTGCAATAAAAATTTGTAGTATGCGCATAAGTTAATAGGTTCGGGCATGAAATTTCCCTACAATTGGAAGCAAAAGTGGATCAGTTTACTTCGCCGGTGGCGTAACTTTAAAAAAGACGTCAATTTAAATTTTCATTTTTTGCAAGATGATATTTATGAGATTGACAAGGTAGCACATCCTTACTTGCGGGCATTCAGTATATTGCTTAGTCTGCTGGTGGTGGTCAGCATACTTATTCCCATTGGTTTTGAACTTACTCCCGAACTGGTATATTTAAATAGTCAGATTGAGGGATGGATCCTGCTTGGCTTTGTTGCTAACTTTGTTCTGCGGTTGGTTTTGACTAGTGATCGGAAAACCTACCTCAAGAAACGCTGGTTCGAAGGTGTTGTATCACTATTTTCGGTATTTTTATTAATCGATATCGGGATTTCCTCCATCGGTATCATAGACTATCTGTCTGGGGATGCTCCCAACGCCGAGGGAGTATTCCTACAGTTACTGAAAGGCTATCTGCTTTTTGTCGTAGTGGTAAAGTTTTTGCAGTATCTGCCGGAATTGCTGGGCCAACAAAAAAATACCGGTCGGTTTTTAGTATATAGTTTCTTGTCACTTATTGCTGCTGGCACCTTTCTGCTTATGTTGCCCGGAGCTACGCAGAATGGGCAAGGACTTATCTTTATTGATGCTCTATTTACTTCCACTAGCGCAGTATGCGTAACGGGACTTATTGTTGTTGATACGGCTACCCACTTTACGTTGTTTGGAGAGCTTATCATCCTCACACTGATCCAGCTCGGTGGGATAGGTATAATTACTTTTGCCACTTTCCTTTTTTTATTTATTAGTGGGGGACTGGGAGTTGGCCAGATGAATACGTTAAGGGATGTAGTGGGGGAGAGCAACACCAGCTTAGTTACAGCTACATTAAAACGAGTAGTGGGATTCACATTTGTTGTCGAGGCTATAGGAGCTATTGGGTATTATGTTAGCTGGGACGTCTCTTTTCCAAGCCATGGTCAGCGTATATTGTTCTCAATATTTCATGCCATCTCAGCCTTTTGTAACGCAGGCTTTTCACTGTTTACTAACAGTTTGGCAGATGGTCCGAATGCCACCAGTTGGGCCATTAACATCACCACTATGACTTTAATTGTGCTGGGAGGACTGGGGTTCACCGTTATTTGGGAGATGATTCGGAGAAGAACAGACCGCTCCCGATGGCGCCGCCGGCTTTCTATTCATACCCGAACGGTGCTTACAACTACGGCCGTACTTATTGTAGCCGGAACCCTGCTTGTTTTAGCCATGGAGTGGAATCATACGCTGGCCGACTTCGCTTGGGGAAAGAAGATTATGGTTTCGCTGTTTCAAAGCATCACCACGCGAACTGCTGGTTTTAATACAATTGATATAGGGGCTATAGGTATAACAGCAACACTGGTTATGCTTACCCTTATGTTTATCGGGGGATCACCGGCGTCGACTGCAGGTGGGATAAAAACGACAACTTTTGCAGTGGTAATGCGGTCTATTGTGATGACGGTACGTGGATATGATAAAATGGAAATGTTCAGGCGAACGGTGCCCAATCGCGTAATTTTTCGGGCTATGACCGTGATTTTATTAGCTGCTTCTTGTATTAGCGTAAGTACAGTTTTGTTAACGTTGGTGGAAAATCACTCATTTATGGATCTGTTCTTCGAAGAAGTATCAGCCTTTGCCACGGTTGGACTTACCCGGGGAATTACCGGCGATCTCACATCTTGGGGTAAGTTTATTATTGTGGTTTCTATGTTTTTAGGCAGAGTGGGAATACTCACCTTTATGGCTGCTTTTGCAACCAAAGTGGATACCAATAAATATAAGTATCCAGAAGAAAATATTATGGTATCTTAATTCAAATGAATAACGATTTTTATCATGAAACGACGAAATGAACTGCATTTTGCAATTATTGGCATTGGGGCTTTTGGCAGTGCGTTGGCCAAAAAGCTTTCTGAGGAAGGTGCCTATGTCATCGCTATTGACAACATTATGGAGCATATCGACCAAGTTAAAGAATATGTCTCTGATGCCATCTGCTTTGATGCGACGGACCCTGAGCTGCTGGAAAGCCACGGTATTACTAACGTTGATGTTGCCATTATTGCCATTGGTGAACGGTTCGAACCTGTGGCACTCATTGCTATGCACTTGCTCAACTCTGGAGTGGAAGAGGTCTATGGTCGGGCAGGAACCCTGATCCAAGAGCAGATTTTAGAACAGATTGGTATTACTGATGTTATCCATCCCGAACGTCAGGTTGCTGAGCGCATGGGGGTATCTCTGGTACGCCGGGGCATGTCGGATGTCTTTGATATTGGAGAAGGTCTTGCGATGTTTGAAGTAGAAGCCCCGGATGCGATGGTTGGATATACCTTGAAAGAGCTTGAAATTCGCAAGCGCTATGAACTCAACTTAATCACAATCAAAAGATCACAAAAGTTGGAAGGGGAAATTGGACCTGAGGAACAGTATAAACCCATAGGTATCTTGCGCGGGTCCACGAAGATAAAAAAGGGGGATCGGTTTTTACTGGTCGGACGCAAAGAAGATGTCGATAAGCTGCTTGAAACGAATTAAGCTTAGCTGGATAACCTTTCAATAATACCTTCCGTGATGGTGCGTGGACGGTATTCGGGACCACGACTAATAATCACAGTTCCTTTAGCATGTTCGCCGATCTCCTCTGGAATAGACCCAAATAACGCCTGCGTAATAGCCGTACTTCTGGTTGCTCCAATACAGACCGTGTCATAGTTTTCAATTGCTTTCAACAGCGTATTACGGACATTATCGGATACTAATACTTCTGTTTTGAATTGCGCCGAATTCAACCCTACTTCGTGTGCTATCGAATTAATCAATCCTTTTCCTTCAGTCTGAGGATCCATGTCTGCATCTTCACTCGGTGGTTGCACCGTGAGCAGGGTTAGTGATGCTTCTTCAATACTGGAAGCCAGATCATACCCCCGTCGTACGGCTAGTGTGGTATTCGGCCCGGGACCGACTAGCACCACAATATTATTTGTGGGCCGATCTCCGGCTTTGATCAGGGAAATTTCGCAACTGGCTTCATCGACAATCCGATCAATGTTGGATCCCAGTATATGCTGGTACCGCTTGCGTTTTCCGCGCCAGCCTAACACCAGATGTTGTGCTCGTTCCTCTTTAATGACATTTAATACTGCTGAACTTATACTGTGTGAAACAATAGCTCGCGTACGTAGTCCAATCTCGGCTTTCTCGGCAGTACTTCTAGCATTGTCCAACAGATCTTGCTGTCGTTTTAGCCGTTCATCTTCGTACTGGATGCCTTGTTGCAAAGATGTCTGCTGGGGAACTTGCAAGACGCTGACCGCTACAATTTCTGCTTCTCCATAGTTACCACCAATGGCTCCGCCAAGCTTAATAAGATGCTGCTCGGTTTGTGGGTTGGCTACAGGCACAACAATACGATATCGGTCATTTGGCGTAGGATTGCTATTTCGAGCCGCAATTGCATCTCCAACTAGGCTGGGTTTGATTGCTCGGCTGGCTGCATAGCTAAAGTACCACAAAATACCCACTACGATAATGCCTCCTCCTATCAGAAGAACAAGGGTCCGCATTTGGGCCAGAATGACCAGGCATGATATTGATCCAAGCA encodes:
- a CDS encoding TrkH family potassium uptake protein, encoding MKFPYNWKQKWISLLRRWRNFKKDVNLNFHFLQDDIYEIDKVAHPYLRAFSILLSLLVVVSILIPIGFELTPELVYLNSQIEGWILLGFVANFVLRLVLTSDRKTYLKKRWFEGVVSLFSVFLLIDIGISSIGIIDYLSGDAPNAEGVFLQLLKGYLLFVVVVKFLQYLPELLGQQKNTGRFLVYSFLSLIAAGTFLLMLPGATQNGQGLIFIDALFTSTSAVCVTGLIVVDTATHFTLFGELIILTLIQLGGIGIITFATFLFLFISGGLGVGQMNTLRDVVGESNTSLVTATLKRVVGFTFVVEAIGAIGYYVSWDVSFPSHGQRILFSIFHAISAFCNAGFSLFTNSLADGPNATSWAINITTMTLIVLGGLGFTVIWEMIRRRTDRSRWRRRLSIHTRTVLTTTAVLIVAGTLLVLAMEWNHTLADFAWGKKIMVSLFQSITTRTAGFNTIDIGAIGITATLVMLTLMFIGGSPASTAGGIKTTTFAVVMRSIVMTVRGYDKMEMFRRTVPNRVIFRAMTVILLAASCISVSTVLLTLVENHSFMDLFFEEVSAFATVGLTRGITGDLTSWGKFIIVVSMFLGRVGILTFMAAFATKVDTNKYKYPEENIMVS
- a CDS encoding potassium channel family protein translates to MKRRNELHFAIIGIGAFGSALAKKLSEEGAYVIAIDNIMEHIDQVKEYVSDAICFDATDPELLESHGITNVDVAIIAIGERFEPVALIAMHLLNSGVEEVYGRAGTLIQEQILEQIGITDVIHPERQVAERMGVSLVRRGMSDVFDIGEGLAMFEVEAPDAMVGYTLKELEIRKRYELNLITIKRSQKLEGEIGPEEQYKPIGILRGSTKIKKGDRFLLVGRKEDVDKLLETN